In Phyllostomus discolor isolate MPI-MPIP mPhyDis1 chromosome 2, mPhyDis1.pri.v3, whole genome shotgun sequence, the following are encoded in one genomic region:
- the LRRC23 gene encoding leucine-rich repeat-containing protein 23 — MSDEEDLEDFEPDQEDLEREDDEKETEEWEDDRKEEEGGSEEWILNPLTEDMMKEGLSLLCKTGNGLAHAYVKLEVKERDLTDISLLRYYIHLRYVDISENHLTDLSPLNHLTHLLWLKADGNRLRSAQLNELPYLQIASFAYNQITDTEGISHPLLGILNLKGNQIQTVTGLDPQKLISLHTLELRGNQLESTMGLNLPKLKNLFLAQNMLRKVEGLEYLSNLTSLHLRDNQIETLSGFSKEMKSLQYLNLRGNLISNLQEFAKLRDLPKLRALVLLDNPCTDENDYRQEALVQMPQLERLDKEFFEEEDRSEANEIRQRMKEEQEQEQEQEAELEHYEDPE; from the exons ATGTCAGATGAAGAGGATCTGGAAGATTTCGAGCCAGACCAGGAAGATCTGGAAAGGGAAGACGAcgagaaggagacagaggagtgggaggatgacaggaaagaggaggaaggcgGCTCTGAGGAA TGGATTCTCAACCCCCTCACGGAGGACATGATGAAGGAAGGGCTTTCTTTGCTCTGTAAGACTGGAAATGGACTGGCCCATGCTTATGTCAAGCTGGAGGTTAAAGAAAG AGATCTGACAGACATCTCTTTGCTGCGTTACTACATCCATCTGCGTTATGTGGATATTTCTGAGAACCATCTGACAGACTTGTCTCCACTCAATCACCTCACCCACCTGCTCTGGCTCAAGGCTGATGGCAACCGGCTTCGGAGTGCCCAGCTGAATGAACTGCCCTACCTGCAGATTGCCAGTTTTGCCTATAATCAGATCACGGACACTGAGGGCATCTCTCATCCTCTTCTGGGCATCCTGAATCTCAAAG GGAACCAAATCCAAACGGTGACAGGTCTGGACCCCCAGAAACTGATCAGCCTACACACACTGGAGCTTCGAGGGAACCAACTGGAAAGCACAATGGGGCTCAACCTTCCCAAGCTGAAGAACCTCTTCCTG GCACAGAACATGTTGAGGAAGGTGGAAGGCTTGGAGTACCTAAGTAATCTCACTAGCTTGCACCTTCGAGACAACCAGATTGAAACTCTGAGCGGCTTCtccaaggaaatgaaatcactgcaGTACCTCAACCTGAG GGGCAATCTAATAAGCAACCTGCAGGAGTTTGCCAAGCTTCGGGACCTGCCCAAGCTTCGAGCCTTGGTGCTGCTGGACAACCCATGTACCGACGAGAACGACTACCGCCAGGAGGCCCTGGTGCAGATGCCCCAGCTGGAACGTCTGGACAAGGAGTTCTTCGAGGAGGAGGATCGGTCTGAGGCTAATGAGATTCGTCAGAGGatgaaggaggagcaggagcaggagcaggagcag